The region TGCTTTTTTGTCACTTTTAACATCCTTGCTGTCATAAATAAAGTAGCATCCAGCAGTTTCTCCAACTCTGTTTAGTGCTTGGTATACCGAAATGCCTTTAAAGCTAATAGTTATAGGTTTTTGAAGCAGAGAGTCACTCCCCTGTGAATATAAGTGAAACGATACTCCAACTAGGATTAGTAGGAGTATCCACTTTTTGAGTTTTGGTGTATTTAACGAGTAGATAGCATTTTTGCTATTCATGTTTTTCCGAAAGAATTATTGTACTGTCTGGTTGGCGATTTAGTTCAAGGTTAAATGATACCGAAAGAATATTTACAATGCTACTGATGTCGTTTTCAAATGTTACCGATATACGTCGTTCCTTAAGGGTGCTTCCCGCCAGTTGAATGTTAGACCCGTAGGTTTTATTAATCACCTTGATGATATTTTCAAACTGTTCGTCTTGGAACTGCAACCGAATCATTGTGCTTTTAGTTGTGCTTGCTTTCAATAGGTGCTCCTTAACCAATGTTTCGTTGTTTGCCATAACTCTATCTCCGGCAATGGCTATAATTTTTTCGTTGGGTTTACTATTTAGGTTAACGCCAACCTTTCCTTCAACCACATTTAGTTCAAAACTTTTAGAATCAGCAGATTTTAGGTTAAATGATGTTCCAAGAACCCTTACTGATGCGGCTTTTGTATCTATTATGAATGGCTTGCTAGGGTTTTTGGCTACTTCAAAAAATGCTTCGCCATCGAGTTTGACATTGCGCGTACCTCTAACAAATCGTTTCGGATATGCTAATGTTGAGTTTTGAGCAAGGTAAATTGTAGTTCCGTCTGGAAGGGTTGTGATGAGAGTGTTTTGATTTGTAGTGTTGGTAAGCAAAATTTGCTTAGGGTTAAAGTATTTGTAACCGCCAACTCCTCCAATAATTGAAATAAGTAATATGATAGCAGCATACTTAATGTAAGCCTGCGGTATAAAGCTAATGGTAGCTTCTTCGGTGCTAGGAATTAAGTTTTCGTTCTCGAGTCTTTGGTGCAAGTTGCTCCAGGCTTTGTTGGGATTGATGTTTTTTTGATTTAAAAACTCTCCTGTAGTGTTCCAATCTTTCTTCATCTCGTTCACCAATTCTTTCATTTCGGAATCTCTGGCAATAATCAACTCAAACCAAACCTTTTCAAGTTTAGTCATGTTTCCAGATATGTATCGGGCTATTCTGGAATATTTGTTCGAGTAATTGCTTAAAGTCTCCATTGTGTTGATTTGTATATTTTTATTGACTGTTTCCTGTTTATCGAGGATTAAGACCATATCTGCCAAGTCTTTGGCGAAATGTCATTAATGCTTTTGTCATATCCGCTTCCACTGTTTTAACCGAAATAGACAGCATGTCTGCAATTTCTTGGTACTTTAATCCGCTGAATCTACTTAACTCGAAAATCTGACGGCATCTATCCGGGAGCTCGTTAAGAGTATTCTCTAGAATTCCTGAAAGCTCGTTATCTTCAAGCATATTGTTGATTGTTGTAACGGACTCTTCTGCTTTAGCATATTTTCTGTACTTTTCCTCAACCTGCTTGTGCTGGATATACCTTAGCGCACTATTCTTAACCGATTTGTACATGTATGCTTTTAGCGAAAGTTTGATACTTATTTCTTTTCGGTTTTTCCAGTATGTGTAAAAGAACTCCTGTACAATTTCTTCTGCCTGATCAATGTCTTTTATAATTCCAAAAACATAGTTACACAAAGGCGAGTAATAACTTTTGAAAAGATCCTCGAATTCACTGAGATCATTCTGCTTAATACGTCCCTGACGGTTTAAATCTTTAAGACTCATCAAAAGTATGCTTTACAAACTTCTCAAAGGTATTAATTTTTGTTTTTACTTTTAAAGGCAAAGGGATTAAATCCCTTCGCCTATCGTAACTAACCCAACCTAAATTATTGTTTTTTAAATCTACGGTTGAATTTGTTGATTGCCGATTGTATTGATTCGTCGGGCTCAATTGTGTTATAAGCACCCCAGTAGTTTTCGTCGAAATACTCGTTAACTCTATCGCTTAAAATTGCGTAAGGGCGGAATGATTCTTTTGCAGATATTTTGTTTACGTTTTCGGTACTACGCTCCGTTATTGCCATTTCGGACATTATGGTGTAGGTGGTTTCGAAGATCCTTCTACGCCAGTCGGCCCTAAACTTGATCTCGTTACGCATGTAGTTGAGGTAGTACTTGTCGCCTTGCTTTTTGTAAGTTACTAAATAGCTGGTGCTTTGTGGCTCAAATCTTAAACCTGCAGGTTTTTTCTTAACAAAGATACTGGTTGCTTTTGCAACATCACTGAGGTCTAAACTGAATTCGGCCATCGATATTGCTAGGTTCTCTACCGATATGTATAGTTTACCATTGTAAAGCGGGTAATCTAGTTGAACTCTAGGTTTAAAAGTAATAACGTAGTTGGTTTCGTTGTTGAGGCTAACCATGTCGATCATTTCGTATTCATAGTTTTGCATTTCCTCGCGGGTTAAGATCAGATCGGGGTATTTTGCCACGTCGAGGTATAGCGATACGTGTGGGCCACCCTGCATTTTAACCATTAGGGTATCAGCCTTTTTCACATTACTACCTTTTCGGCCTTTTAGGATTTTCACTTTATCGGATTCAATTGTGAAACTGTATGGCGATTTGTAAATTTCTGCTACAGCCTCGGCTATCGAAATGTAATCCCTACGTTGTTTTATTGTTTCCCGGTAGAACCCTGTTAATGTATTAGGAACATCGCTGTAATTGTCACCAATTTTATCTATGGCTTGTTGTACAATCATTCGGGGATCTTCGGGTCTAATAACAACTCCTTTTAGTTCAACCGATGCAGGATCAATTAAAAATGTTTGTTTGTCTTTACTGTTATTAATGATTTCGAATTTTTTTGATTCGTAACCTAAATGCGAAATTTCAAATTCTTTAATGCTCAGTGATTTTGGAACTTTTATGGTAAACTCACCATCGGAGTTGGCCACAGTGCCGATGTTGGTTCCCGGAACCGATATGCTGCAGAATACCACCCTATCCTTGTTTTTGGAGTCTTTAACCACACCATTTACGGTGTAAAAATCAACTTCTTGTCCAAGGACTGCTGCTGAAATTAACATTGCAATGATTATTGCTGAGTATTTCAGGCTTTTTCGAATCATGTTGGTTAATGTTTTCATAATCATATTTTTTAAAATCATTAATAGCAACTTTTGCTGTTTGCTATTATGATACATCAGCCTTGATATACCCTATGAGTTTTTTATTTTTTATATAGATACTTTTGTAAGGCCTGCAATGTCCAGGTTTTGAGAAAAAATAAGGGGCAAATCTTTGCCCCTTATTTTGTATTGTAAGCGTGAAAATTATCTAAACGTTAAAGCGGAAATGCATAATATCGCCATCCTGAACCACGTATTCTTTACCCTCGACATGCATTTTGCCGGCTTCTTTACAGGCCTGTTCGCTTTTATACTTTACGTAATCATCGTATTTAATCACTTCGGCTCGAATGAATCCTTTTTCAAAATCGGAATGGATAATACCTGCTGCTTGAGGAGCCAACGCTCCCTTTGGATAAGTCCAGGCTTTTACTTCTTGAGGCCCTGCAGTGAAGTATGTTTCT is a window of Tenuifilaceae bacterium CYCD DNA encoding:
- a CDS encoding anti-sigma factor translates to MVLILDKQETVNKNIQINTMETLSNYSNKYSRIARYISGNMTKLEKVWFELIIARDSEMKELVNEMKKDWNTTGEFLNQKNINPNKAWSNLHQRLENENLIPSTEEATISFIPQAYIKYAAIILLISIIGGVGGYKYFNPKQILLTNTTNQNTLITTLPDGTTIYLAQNSTLAYPKRFVRGTRNVKLDGEAFFEVAKNPSKPFIIDTKAASVRVLGTSFNLKSADSKSFELNVVEGKVGVNLNSKPNEKIIAIAGDRVMANNETLVKEHLLKASTTKSTMIRLQFQDEQFENIIKVINKTYGSNIQLAGSTLKERRISVTFENDISSIVNILSVSFNLELNRQPDSTIILSEKHE
- a CDS encoding DNA-directed RNA polymerase sigma-70 factor, which gives rise to MSLKDLNRQGRIKQNDLSEFEDLFKSYYSPLCNYVFGIIKDIDQAEEIVQEFFYTYWKNRKEISIKLSLKAYMYKSVKNSALRYIQHKQVEEKYRKYAKAEESVTTINNMLEDNELSGILENTLNELPDRCRQIFELSRFSGLKYQEIADMLSISVKTVEADMTKALMTFRQRLGRYGLNPR